From Enoplosus armatus isolate fEnoArm2 chromosome 23, fEnoArm2.hap1, whole genome shotgun sequence, a single genomic window includes:
- the plaa gene encoding phospholipase A-2-activating protein isoform X2: MASSNSYKLRCSIPGHEMDVRGLATAVFPEGAFVSVSRDRTGRVWVPNSSPDKGFTEMHCMSGHSNFVSCVCIIAPSETYPRGLVATGGNDNNICVFTLDRPQPVFTLKGHKNTVCALSSGKFGTLLSGSWDTTAKVWLNEKCMMTLEGHSAAVWAVVILPEQGLMLSGSADKTIKLWKAGRCEKTFTGHEDCVRGLAVISNTEFFSCSNDTSIRRWLVTGECVQVYYSHTNYIYSVAVFPNSQDFISTGEDRTVRIWKQGECSQTIRLPTQSVWCCCILPNGDIAIGASDGNIRVFTEAEDRVASAEDLQAFEDELSKTTIDPKTGDLGDIKMEDLPGREHLNEPGNRDGQTRLIKDGQKVEAYQWSVSDGRWMKIGDVVGGSNQQTSKSVMYEGKEYDYVFTIDVNEGGPSMKLPYNVSEDPWLTAHNFLQKNDLSPMFLDQVANFIIENTKGHVVGGAQPAGGDPFTGSGRYIPGSGPNPSAPVGVADPFTGGGAYSSAAFRQTATNIYFPKTDGVTFEQANAPQIIAKVKELNGGAPQEHKLSEEVLENLERLLVSVCEPNSSNPPLTIQQINLLWKACHWPEDIVFPVLDIMRLAVRHPLVNESLCGEAEGVQLCNHLLSLMRPEGRPANQMLALRTLCNCFSGRHGRALLMAQRETVLSRASDLVSVCNKNIHIALATLVLNYAGCLHSQPDLEAKAQCLSVASRALETVQDKEAVFRLLVALGTTVASDQTAQDLARSLGVNSQISKYSSVSDPSKVAECCQLVLKALQ; this comes from the exons ATGGCATCATCCAACTCATACAAACTCAGGTGCTCCATCCCGGGCCACGAAATGGACGTTAGGGGACTCGCAACTGCTGTTTTTCCAGAGGGAGCTTTCGTGTCTGTGTCCAGAGACCGAACCGGAAGAGTCTGGGTGCCAAACTCAAG CCCAGACAAAGGCTTCACAGAGATGCATTGTATGTCTGGCCACTCAAATTTTGTATCCTGTGTATGCATCATTGCACCCAGTGAAACATATCCTCGGGGGCTTGTTGCCACAGGTGGAAATGATAATaacatctgtgttttcacaCTGGACCGACCGCAGCCCGTCTTCACTCTTAAGGGACACAAAAATACAG TTTGCGCTCTGTCTTCTGGGAAGTTTGGAACACTTTTGAGCGGCTCCTGGGACACCACGGCCAAAGTCTGGCTCAATGAGAAGTGCATGATGACGTTGGAG GGCCACTCTGCAGCAGTGTGGGCAGTGGTCATATTGCCTGAACAAGGCCTTATGCTGTCTGGATCCGCAGATAAGACCATTAAGCTTTGGAAAGCTGGCCGATGTGAGAAGACGTTTACAG GTCATGAGGACTGCGTAAGGGGACTAGCAGTGATCAGCAACACTGAGTTCTTCTCCTGCAGCAATGACACAAGTATCAGACGGTGGCTGGTGACAGGCGAATGTGTACAGGTGTATTACAGCCACACCAACTACATCTACAGCGTGGCTGTCTTCCCCAATAGCCAAG ATTTCATAAgcacaggagaggacaggactGTGAGGATATGGAAGCAGGGAGAGTGCTCTCAGACCATCCGTCTGCCTACCCAGTCTGTGTGGTGCTGCTGTATTCTACCTAATGGTGATATTGCCATTGGAGCCAG TGATGGCAATATTCGCGTGTTTACTGAAGCTGAGGACCGCGTGGCCAGTGCTGAGGACCTGCAGGCCTTTGAGGATGAACTCTCCAAAACCACCATTGACCCCAAGACAGGCGACCTTGGAGACATCAAAATGGAGGACCTTCCTGGAAGAGAACACCTTAATGAGCCTG ggAATCGTGACGGACAGACGCGACTTATTAAAGATGGACAGAAGGTGGAGGCATATCAGTGGAGCGTCAGCGATGGCCGCTGGATGAAAATCGGAGATGTGGTCGGAGGCTCAAACCAACAGACCTCCAAGAGTGTGATGTATGAAGGAAAG GAATACGACTATGTCTTCACCATTGACGTGAATGAAGGAGGGCCATCCATGAAGCTGCCTTACAATGTGTCTGAGGACCCCTGGCTGACAGCACACAACTTTTTGCAGAAGAATGACCTCAGCCCCATGTTCCTCGACCAGGTTGCCAATTTTATAATAGAAAACACCAAAGGGCATGTGGTGGGAGGAGCCCAGCCCGCTGGCGGTGACCCATTCACCG GCTCTGGTCGCTACATCCCAGGGTCTGGTCCGAACCCAAGTGCTCCTGTAGGTGTGGCAGATCCCTTCACAG gaggaggtgccTACTCCTCAGCAGCCTTCAGACAGACGGCAACCAACATCTACTTCCCCAAGACTGATGGTGTGACCTTTGAGCAAGCCAATGCGCCGCAGATCATTG CCAAGGTGAAAGAGTTGAATGGAGGCGCCCCTCAGGAGCACAAGCTTTCCGAAGAAGTTCTGGAAAATCTTGAGCGGCTGCTGGTGTCTGTCTGCGAGCCCAACTCCTCCAACCCTCCCCTGACCATCCAACAGATCAACCTGCTCTGGAAGGCCTGTCACTGGCCTGAAG acattgtgtttcctgtcctgGACATTATGAGGCTGGCAGTGCGCCACCCACTGGTTAACGAGAGCCTCtgtggagaggcagagggagtcCAACTGTGCAACCACCTGCTGAGCCTGATGAGGCCTGAGGGGCGTCCTGCCAACCAGATGCTGGCGCTGCGGACTCTGTGTAACTGCTTTAGTGGAAGGCATGGCCGAGCCCTCCTCATGGCCCAGCGTGAGACGGTGCTATCGCGCGCTTCCGACCTGGTCTCTGTCTGCAATAAGAACATCCACATTGCCCTGGCCACTCTGGTGCTTAACTACGCTGGCTGCCTGCACAGCCAACCCGACCTCGAGGCCAAGGCCCAGTGCCTATCTGTGGCCAGTAGAGCTCTGGAGACGGTACAAGACAAGGAGGCCGTGTTTAGGCTGCTGGTGGCCTTGGGAACCACTGTGGCCTCAGACCAGACAGCCCAGGACCTGGCTCGCTCCCTGGGGGTCAACTCTCAGATTTCCAAGTACTCATCAGTGTCTGATCCATCTAAGGTGGCCGAGTGTTGCCAGCTGGTTTTAAAAGCACTACAATGA
- the haus6 gene encoding HAUS augmin-like complex subunit 6, which yields MANPASLQKKNGKHLWFALLGLGFQPDTAMSSIAGKTNINVKHINLGPNMFDKPNKDAFYIVTHFLLERLNPTRYNNAYRHCWPVLNHKADAEFRKVTCAWLREIMDETANAGSKVVASLFLSPGGPRFISLMLNLAMHVMLQEMKTFTTDGSWVPEAAAMPASSLEMAAKRLKLINTRFLNTAVDQDRFLHDYQRRAQLLVKSMRDLRAEGAKYDELLKRRSSDSSLEGASVAEKTKRLRSLWSAIDGMLSTTKEEQHAVASVLKGNVDQYILDGTDRVLKIPQCLLERIEQLPHQLTSGNVYEAGQLNLLCVLELMNHTLQLLREERCHVSDAPKPQLSPQHLQEKCQQMARVLQDLHLIRQKISKEGIPEVRSTVRELEAEWDRKWMVTLKDTPLVSFLNEDPALGFLSPMAPLSFELPADTSYRNSVFSQYPATLLEIPAESNSQEDVHPSSSNPKSSCPATAEMTESVVITPEASSQANTSLDWLFDTPPSPSLRAPSIPPPRASVRKTARVHPKASPMRTKTQILDMECDNLADQFADAVTTATPTEGRVKGLDLEGLLSTLHADPFSTRKQLPRTPESLIKDVKSSWRKAIEEAEKVGQSAKFNDSVTGRLTPLYKPHHVWLSPNTPSQSVSSTITPTVTSHSSSPVSQQGVLLKSTLLWDTFNTEGLNSPSGTGSSAVQFSLDHETLPEMPSCDSLLSLDDEAVDMKSEEDDELLIPSLKTEAKQSPLTTRHHLVCDDGSFMESRKRTPECLLSDHMGSGLDRDWLMAPAKSVEATGKVFSLDLDTLETPSPPKKQEYSLPKLITFSPIDDMKC from the exons ATGGCGAACCCGGCATCGTTGCAGAAAAAGAATGGAAAACATCTGTGGTTTGCTCTTCTCGGGCTCGGATTTCAACCAGACACTGCAATGTCGTCAATCGCCGGCAAAACCAACATTAACGTTAAACACATCAACCTGGGACC GAATATGTTTGACAAACCAAACAAGGACGCCTTCTACATAGTAACCCATTTCCTTTTGGAGAGACTCAACCCGACACGATATAATAATGCATACAG GCACTGCTGGCCTGTTTTGAACCACAAAGCAGATGCTGAGTTCCGCAAAGTTACCTGCGCTTGGCTGCGTGAAATAATG GATGAAACTGCCAATGCAGGATCCAAAGTGGTAGCATCCCTGTTCCTCTCACCGGGAGGCCCCAGGTTTATCAGCTTGATGCTTAATTTGGCCATGCATGTCATGCTGCAGGAAATGAAGACATTCACCACAG ATGGCAGCTGGGTTCCTGAGGCTGCAGCGATGCCCGCCTCCTCCCTGGAGATGGCAGCGAAGAGACTCAAGCTGATCAATACCAGATTTTTGAACACTGCAGTGGATCAGGATCGTTTTCTCCATGATTACCAGAGACGAGCCCA gCTCTTGGTGAAGTCTATGAGAGACCTCAGAGCAGAGGGTGCCAAGTATGATGAACTACTCAA GCGTCGCAGCAGTGATTCTTCACTGGAGGGAGCTTCTGTGGCAGAGAAGACCAAAAGG CTGCGCTCCTTGTGGTCGGCCATTGATGGGATGCTGTCGACGACCAAAGAGGAGCAGCATGCAGTGGCAAGTGTTTTGAAGGGGAATGTAGATCAATACATCCTGGACGGGACAGATCGCGTCCTCAAAATTCCCCAGTGTCTGCTGGAGAGAATTGAACAGCTCCCACATCAG TTGACTTCAGGGAATGTGTATGAGGCTGGCCAGCTgaacctgctgtgtgtgttggagctgATGAACCACACGCTGCAGCTCCTGAGGGAGGAGCGTTGTCATGTCTCTGATGCCCCAAAGCCCCAGCTCAGTCCTCAGCACCTGCAGGAGAAATGTCAGCAGATGGCCCGTGTTCTGCAGGACCTCCACCTCATCAG gCAGAAGATTTCCAAGGAAGGAATTCCTGAAGTCAGGAGTACCGTCAGAGAGTTGGAAGCTGAGTGGGACAGGAAGTGGATGGTTACCCTAAAAGACACACCCCTAGTCTCTTTTCTGAATGAAGATCCT gctctTGGCTTCCTCTCACCAATGGCTCCACTGTCTTTTGAACTACCGGCTGACACTAGTTACAGAAATAGTGTCTTCTCCCAGTACCCTGCAACACTTCTTG AGATTCCTGCAGAGAGTAATTCACAGGAAGATGTCCACCCTAGTTCTTCTAACCCGAAGAG CTCTTGCCCCGCCACAGCCGAGATGACTGAAAGTGTGGTTATCACCCCTGAAGCGTCATCACAAGCGAATACCTCTCTCGACTGGCTTTTCGACACGCCTCCGTCTCCTTCTCTGAGGGCTCCATCAATACCACCACCTCGG GCCAGCGTGAGGAAGACAGCCCGTGTTCATCCAAAGGCGTCTCCCATGAGGACCAAGACTCAGATATTAGACATGGAATGTGATAACCTTGCTGATCAG TTTGCAGATGCTGTAACTACAGCCACTCCCACAGAAGGCAGGGTCAAAGGTCTGGACCTGGAGGGCCTTCTCAGCACTCTACATGCAGATCCCTTCTCTACTAGGAAGCAGCTGCCACGTACTCCTGAGAGCTTGA tTAAGGATGTGAAGAGCTCCTGGCGTAAGGCTATTGAGGAAGCTGAGAAAGTTGGGCAATCTGCCAAGTTTAACGACAGTGTAACAGGGCGGCTCACTCCCCTGTATAAGCCCCACCATGTGTGGCTGAGCCCCAACACTCCCTCCCAGAGTGTCTCTTCCACTATCACCCCTACTGTCACCAGCCACAGCAGCTCCCCTGTCAGCCAGCAGGGAGTCCTGCTCAAATCCACTCTGTTGTGGGACACCTTCAACACTGAGGGCCTCAACAGCCCCAGCGGCACAGGCAGCAGTGCGGTCCAGTTCAGCCTCGACCATGAAACTCTCCCTGAAATGCCCAGCTGTGACAGTCTGCTGAGCCTGGACGATGAGGCGGTGGATATGAAGAGTGAGGAAGACGATGAGCTCCTCATCCCCTCCCTGAAGACTGAGGCAAAGCAGTCGCCACTAACCACACGTCATCATCTGGTGTGCGACGATGGCTCCTTCATGGAAAGCCGGAAGAGGACACCAGAGTGTCTTCTGTCGGATCACATGGGCTCTGGTTTGGACAGAGACTGGCTAATGGCGCCTGCAAAGTCAGTAGAAGCCACTGGCAAGGTCTTCTCACTGGACCTCGACACACTGGAGACACCTTCACCCCCAAAGAAGCAGGAATACAGCCTCCCAAAACTGATCACATTCTCCCCAATAGATGATATGAAGTGTTAA
- the plaa gene encoding phospholipase A-2-activating protein isoform X1 translates to MASSNSYKLRCSIPGHEMDVRGLATAVFPEGAFVSVSRDRTGRVWVPNSSPDKGFTEMHCMSGHSNFVSCVCIIAPSETYPRGLVATGGNDNNICVFTLDRPQPVFTLKGHKNTVCALSSGKFGTLLSGSWDTTAKVWLNEKCMMTLEGHSAAVWAVVILPEQGLMLSGSADKTIKLWKAGRCEKTFTGHEDCVRGLAVISNTEFFSCSNDTSIRRWLVTGECVQVYYSHTNYIYSVAVFPNSQDFISTGEDRTVRIWKQGECSQTIRLPTQSVWCCCILPNGDIAIGASDGNIRVFTEAEDRVASAEDLQAFEDELSKTTIDPKTGDLGDIKMEDLPGREHLNEPGNRDGQTRLIKDGQKVEAYQWSVSDGRWMKIGDVVGGSNQQTSKSVMYEGKEYDYVFTIDVNEGGPSMKLPYNVSEDPWLTAHNFLQKNDLSPMFLDQVANFIIENTKGHVVGGAQPAGGDPFTGGARYIPGASDDRPGFGADPFTGSGRYIPGSGPNPSAPVGVADPFTGGGAYSSAAFRQTATNIYFPKTDGVTFEQANAPQIIAKVKELNGGAPQEHKLSEEVLENLERLLVSVCEPNSSNPPLTIQQINLLWKACHWPEDIVFPVLDIMRLAVRHPLVNESLCGEAEGVQLCNHLLSLMRPEGRPANQMLALRTLCNCFSGRHGRALLMAQRETVLSRASDLVSVCNKNIHIALATLVLNYAGCLHSQPDLEAKAQCLSVASRALETVQDKEAVFRLLVALGTTVASDQTAQDLARSLGVNSQISKYSSVSDPSKVAECCQLVLKALQ, encoded by the exons ATGGCATCATCCAACTCATACAAACTCAGGTGCTCCATCCCGGGCCACGAAATGGACGTTAGGGGACTCGCAACTGCTGTTTTTCCAGAGGGAGCTTTCGTGTCTGTGTCCAGAGACCGAACCGGAAGAGTCTGGGTGCCAAACTCAAG CCCAGACAAAGGCTTCACAGAGATGCATTGTATGTCTGGCCACTCAAATTTTGTATCCTGTGTATGCATCATTGCACCCAGTGAAACATATCCTCGGGGGCTTGTTGCCACAGGTGGAAATGATAATaacatctgtgttttcacaCTGGACCGACCGCAGCCCGTCTTCACTCTTAAGGGACACAAAAATACAG TTTGCGCTCTGTCTTCTGGGAAGTTTGGAACACTTTTGAGCGGCTCCTGGGACACCACGGCCAAAGTCTGGCTCAATGAGAAGTGCATGATGACGTTGGAG GGCCACTCTGCAGCAGTGTGGGCAGTGGTCATATTGCCTGAACAAGGCCTTATGCTGTCTGGATCCGCAGATAAGACCATTAAGCTTTGGAAAGCTGGCCGATGTGAGAAGACGTTTACAG GTCATGAGGACTGCGTAAGGGGACTAGCAGTGATCAGCAACACTGAGTTCTTCTCCTGCAGCAATGACACAAGTATCAGACGGTGGCTGGTGACAGGCGAATGTGTACAGGTGTATTACAGCCACACCAACTACATCTACAGCGTGGCTGTCTTCCCCAATAGCCAAG ATTTCATAAgcacaggagaggacaggactGTGAGGATATGGAAGCAGGGAGAGTGCTCTCAGACCATCCGTCTGCCTACCCAGTCTGTGTGGTGCTGCTGTATTCTACCTAATGGTGATATTGCCATTGGAGCCAG TGATGGCAATATTCGCGTGTTTACTGAAGCTGAGGACCGCGTGGCCAGTGCTGAGGACCTGCAGGCCTTTGAGGATGAACTCTCCAAAACCACCATTGACCCCAAGACAGGCGACCTTGGAGACATCAAAATGGAGGACCTTCCTGGAAGAGAACACCTTAATGAGCCTG ggAATCGTGACGGACAGACGCGACTTATTAAAGATGGACAGAAGGTGGAGGCATATCAGTGGAGCGTCAGCGATGGCCGCTGGATGAAAATCGGAGATGTGGTCGGAGGCTCAAACCAACAGACCTCCAAGAGTGTGATGTATGAAGGAAAG GAATACGACTATGTCTTCACCATTGACGTGAATGAAGGAGGGCCATCCATGAAGCTGCCTTACAATGTGTCTGAGGACCCCTGGCTGACAGCACACAACTTTTTGCAGAAGAATGACCTCAGCCCCATGTTCCTCGACCAGGTTGCCAATTTTATAATAGAAAACACCAAAGGGCATGTGGTGGGAGGAGCCCAGCCCGCTGGCGGTGACCCATTCACCG GAGGAGCTCGTTATATCCCTGGGGCCTCTGACGATAGGCCAGGCTTTGGAGCTGATCCTTTCACAG GCTCTGGTCGCTACATCCCAGGGTCTGGTCCGAACCCAAGTGCTCCTGTAGGTGTGGCAGATCCCTTCACAG gaggaggtgccTACTCCTCAGCAGCCTTCAGACAGACGGCAACCAACATCTACTTCCCCAAGACTGATGGTGTGACCTTTGAGCAAGCCAATGCGCCGCAGATCATTG CCAAGGTGAAAGAGTTGAATGGAGGCGCCCCTCAGGAGCACAAGCTTTCCGAAGAAGTTCTGGAAAATCTTGAGCGGCTGCTGGTGTCTGTCTGCGAGCCCAACTCCTCCAACCCTCCCCTGACCATCCAACAGATCAACCTGCTCTGGAAGGCCTGTCACTGGCCTGAAG acattgtgtttcctgtcctgGACATTATGAGGCTGGCAGTGCGCCACCCACTGGTTAACGAGAGCCTCtgtggagaggcagagggagtcCAACTGTGCAACCACCTGCTGAGCCTGATGAGGCCTGAGGGGCGTCCTGCCAACCAGATGCTGGCGCTGCGGACTCTGTGTAACTGCTTTAGTGGAAGGCATGGCCGAGCCCTCCTCATGGCCCAGCGTGAGACGGTGCTATCGCGCGCTTCCGACCTGGTCTCTGTCTGCAATAAGAACATCCACATTGCCCTGGCCACTCTGGTGCTTAACTACGCTGGCTGCCTGCACAGCCAACCCGACCTCGAGGCCAAGGCCCAGTGCCTATCTGTGGCCAGTAGAGCTCTGGAGACGGTACAAGACAAGGAGGCCGTGTTTAGGCTGCTGGTGGCCTTGGGAACCACTGTGGCCTCAGACCAGACAGCCCAGGACCTGGCTCGCTCCCTGGGGGTCAACTCTCAGATTTCCAAGTACTCATCAGTGTCTGATCCATCTAAGGTGGCCGAGTGTTGCCAGCTGGTTTTAAAAGCACTACAATGA